Proteins encoded within one genomic window of Humulus lupulus chromosome 1, drHumLupu1.1, whole genome shotgun sequence:
- the LOC133812087 gene encoding flavanone 3-dioxygenase 2-like codes for MEKLLSTKRDMKFVPEAYIMPPDTRPGNTKVPICENIPVIDLKADPTKLSHQILDACKEFGFFQLINHGVPEKMLRDVLEVTKEYFKLPAEDKAIMFSDDINQSSRLHTSMDYTKEQLHYWRDALKHPCHPLEKHIQSWPQKPPQYREVMGPYSVEVRNLSLCLLDLISKGLGLEPGYFSQESEQFEVRMSVNHYPPCPDPSLTLGLPKHADVVLLTLLLQQMNGLQILKDGQWLAVEPLPNAFVVNIGHTLEIISNGKLRSVEHRVVTNQKLGRTTISSFILPCQGYQVEPGKGLIKDDSPPLYKSFIFKDFLATYITDTCQRKSPLDRYKLI; via the exons ATGGAGAAACTCTTATCAACAAAAAGAGACATGAAATTTGTACCAGAGGCATACATAATGCCACCTGACACTAGACCTGGCAACACCAAAGTCCCAATATGTGAGAACATTCCTGTGATTGATCTCAAAGCAGATCCAACTAAACTCTCTCACCAAATCTTAGATGCTTGCAAAGAATTTGGATTCTTCCAG CTGATCAATCATGGGGTTCCAGAGAAGATGTTAAGGGATGTGTTAGAAGTGACTAAGGAATATTTTAAGTTACCAGCTGAAGACAAAGCAATCATGTTCTCTGACGATATCAACCAAAGTAGTAGGCTACATACCAGCATGGATTATACGAAAGAGCAGCTTCATTACTGGAGAGATGCTTTGAAACACCCTTGTCATCCTTTAGAGAAACACATTCAATCTTGGCCTCAAAAACCACCTCAATATCG AGAGGTGATGGGGCCATACTCAGTTGAGGTTAGGAATCTGAGCTTGTGTCTTTTGGATCTGATAAGTAAAGGATTAGGACTTGAACCAGGGTACTTCAGCCAAGAAAGTGAACAGTTTGAAGTTCGTATGTCTGTAAACCATTATCCACCATGTCCAGATCCAAGCTTGACATTAGGACTACCTAAACATGCTGATGTTGTCCTACTAACTCTTCTTCTCCAACAAATGAATGGTCTCCAAATACTCAAAGATGGCCAGTGGCTTGCAGTTGAGCCTCTACCCAATGCCTTTGTTGTCAACATAGGCCACACTTTAGAG ATTATTAGTAATGGAAAGCTAAGAAGTGTTGAGCACAGAGTTGTGACAAACCAAAAGCTTGGGCGGACAACAATAAGCAGCTTCATATTACCTTGCCAAGGTTATCAAGTTGAACCTGGAAAAGGGCTAATCAAGGACGACAGTCCTCCACTGTATAAATCGTTCATATTCAAAGATTTTCTGGCCACTTATATAACAGATACTTGCCAGAGAAAATCACCACTCGACCGCTATAAGCTCATTTAA
- the LOC133833569 gene encoding hyoscyamine 6-dioxygenase-like, with protein MENLLSTKGEFKVVPESYILPPEDRPGNTKVPLCDTIPVIDFKGKQAKLVHQIIHASKEFGFFQLVNHGIEEKLLQDVLEVSKEFFELPVEDKASFISDDPMKSCKIFTSIDYPREDVHYWRDVLRHPCHPLEEHIQFWPQKPAKYRDVVGAFTAEVRKLSVCLLDLISKGLGLEPGYFQDKAELLEAQLMAINHYPPCPDPSLTLGLPKHADANLISFILQEMDGLQVLKDEQWLALKPVPNAFVVNIGHILHIISNGKLKSAEHRVVTNKNLLRTTISIFIYPSHSCQVEPATVLTNDDNPPLYRAFIVKDFLGTFMVDTYQRKPPLDRYMLQS; from the exons ATGGAGAATCTGTTATCAACCAAAGGAGAGTTCAAAGTTGTACCAGAGTCTTACATATTGCCACCTGAAGATAGACCTGGCAATACCAAAGTTCCTCTTTGTGATACCATTCCTGTGATTGATTTCAAAGGAAAACAAGCTAAACTTGTTCACCAAATCATTCATGCTTCCAAAGAATTTGGATTCTTCCAG TTGGTTAATCATGGGATTGAGGAGAAGCTATTACAAGATGTATTAGAAGTGAGCAAGGAGTTTTTTGAGCTTCCTGTTGAGGACAAAGCAAGCTTCATCAGTGATGACCCCATGAAAAGTTGTAAGATCTTTACCAGCATTGATTATCCAAGAGAGGATGTACATTATTGGAGAGATGTTTTGAGACACCCTTGTCATCCTCTAGAGGAACACATCcaattttggcctcaaaagccaGCTAAATAtag GGATGTGGTTGGGGCTTTCACAGCTGAGGTGAGGAAGTTGAGTGTGTGTCTTTTGGATCTGATTAGTAAAGGGTTAGGACTTGAGCCTGGATACTTCCAGGACAAAGCTGAACTCCTTGAAGCTCAGTTGATGGCTATAAATCATTATCCACCATGCCCAGATCCAAGTTTGACCTTGGGATTACCTAAACATGCTGATGCTAACCTCATAAGTTTCATTCTCCAAGAAATGGATGGTCTTCAAGTCTTAAAAGATGAGCAATGGCTTGCACTTAAGCCTGTCCCAAATGCATTCGTTGTCAACATTGGCCACATTTTACAT ATTATCAGCAATGGGAAGCTAAAAAGCGCTGAACACAGAGTTGTGACAAACAAAAATCTTCTACGGACAACTATTAGCATCTTCATTTATCCCTCCCACAGTTGCCAAGTTGAACCAGCAACAGTTCTCACCAACGATGATAATCCTCCACTCTATCGAGCTTTCATTGTTAAAGATTTTCTGGGCACCTTTATGGTAGATACTTACCAGAGAAAACCACCACTTGACCGCTATATGCTCCAAAGTTAG